One segment of Bacteroidota bacterium DNA contains the following:
- the lpxD gene encoding UDP-3-O-(3-hydroxymyristoyl)glucosamine N-acyltransferase gives MQFTAEQIAGLVKGIVEGNAEASVNQLSKIEEGTPNTLSFLSNPQYTPYLYTTDASIVIVAKDLVLEKELKKTCTLIRVDDPRKSFATLLETYNQIKNNKSGIEQPNFIAKTATLADNTYIGAFSYIGEGVKIGKNTKIYPNAFIADGCKIGDNTTIYSGVKIYADCVVGNNCTIHAGVVIGGDGFGFAPNSENNYHKIPHIGNVVLEDYVEIGSNSTIDRATLGSTIIRKGVKLDNLIQIAHNVEIGENTVIAAQTGVAGSTKIGKNCMIGGQVGIVGHLTIANNVKIAAQSGIGHSITQEGEIVQGSPAFGIGDYKRSYVLFRKLPSIQEKITELEKQLKKSTNNH, from the coding sequence ATGCAATTTACGGCCGAGCAAATAGCAGGCTTAGTTAAGGGAATAGTTGAAGGCAATGCAGAAGCCTCCGTAAATCAACTATCTAAAATTGAAGAAGGCACACCCAATACGCTTTCTTTTTTATCTAATCCACAATACACCCCATACCTCTATACTACAGATGCCTCTATAGTAATTGTAGCAAAGGATTTAGTTCTTGAAAAAGAATTAAAAAAAACATGTACTCTGATACGTGTAGATGACCCAAGAAAAAGTTTTGCAACATTACTTGAAACATACAATCAAATAAAGAATAACAAATCCGGAATTGAGCAACCCAACTTTATTGCAAAAACCGCTACACTAGCCGACAACACATATATTGGAGCATTTAGTTATATTGGAGAAGGTGTAAAAATTGGAAAAAACACTAAAATATATCCCAATGCTTTTATTGCAGATGGCTGTAAAATTGGGGATAACACAACTATTTACTCGGGTGTAAAAATATATGCCGATTGTGTAGTTGGGAATAATTGTACTATTCATGCAGGCGTGGTTATTGGCGGAGACGGCTTTGGTTTTGCACCTAACAGCGAAAACAATTACCATAAAATTCCACATATTGGAAATGTTGTATTGGAAGATTATGTAGAAATAGGCTCCAATAGCACAATTGACAGAGCAACGCTTGGATCAACCATTATTCGTAAAGGCGTAAAACTCGACAACCTTATTCAAATTGCACACAACGTTGAAATAGGAGAAAACACAGTTATAGCAGCACAAACCGGAGTAGCCGGATCAACAAAAATAGGGAAAAACTGTATGATTGGCGGACAAGTAGGAATTGTTGGTCATTTAACGATTGCGAATAACGTAAAAATTGCTGCACAATCAGGTATTGGACATAGTATAACACAAGAAGGCGAAATTGTTCAAGGATCACCCGCATTTGGCATTGGAGATTACAAACGCTCTTATGTTCTATTTAGAAAACTTCCTTCTATTCAAGAAAAAATTACAGAACTAGAAAAACAACTCAAGAAATCTACAAACAACCATTGA
- a CDS encoding HD domain-containing protein — protein MLKKTKSKIINDPIYGFVTIPNNLTFKLIEHRYFQRLRRIRQLGLTQLVYPGALHTRFHHVIGAMHLMMQAIETLRSKGQSITEKEAEAAEIAILLHDIGHGPFSHALEHTIVHNMNHETLSQLFIARLNKEFKGQLTLALKIFNGEYHKKFLHQLVSSQLDVDRLDYLVRDSFYTGVSEGIVGSDRIIKMLDVVNNQLVVELKGIYSTEKFILARRLMYWQVYLHKTVLSAEHMLVNILKRAKELALKGEELFCTPALHEFLYNKHDKNSFLSNPKILDTFAELDDHDIMASVKVWVGHKDKTLSTLAKYMADRKLFSITMQNQPFDKKSIDALKLRAQKLLKIKPEEVGYFVFSGEVANNIYNPEKIRINILFKDGKTKDILEASDQLNGSALAKTVKKYFLCFPKELRT, from the coding sequence ATGTTAAAAAAGACTAAAAGTAAAATTATCAACGATCCAATTTATGGATTTGTAACTATTCCAAATAATCTTACTTTCAAACTAATTGAACACAGGTATTTTCAGCGCTTGCGAAGAATTAGACAATTAGGATTAACACAACTCGTTTATCCGGGAGCATTGCATACGCGCTTCCATCACGTAATTGGCGCCATGCATTTAATGATGCAAGCTATAGAAACATTGCGCTCTAAAGGACAATCCATTACTGAAAAAGAAGCAGAAGCTGCCGAAATTGCTATTCTACTTCATGACATTGGACATGGTCCTTTTTCCCACGCACTGGAGCATACCATTGTTCACAACATGAACCATGAAACGCTCTCGCAACTTTTTATTGCTCGATTAAACAAAGAGTTTAAAGGGCAGCTTACGTTGGCATTAAAAATTTTTAATGGCGAGTACCACAAAAAATTTTTACACCAATTAGTTTCCAGTCAACTAGATGTGGATAGACTAGACTATTTGGTTCGAGACAGCTTTTATACCGGTGTTTCCGAAGGAATTGTAGGAAGCGACCGAATTATAAAAATGTTGGATGTTGTAAATAACCAATTGGTTGTTGAATTAAAAGGCATCTACTCTACCGAGAAATTTATTTTGGCCAGGCGATTAATGTATTGGCAAGTATATCTTCACAAAACAGTGCTAAGTGCAGAACACATGCTTGTAAACATTTTAAAACGAGCCAAAGAGCTTGCCTTAAAAGGAGAAGAACTTTTTTGCACTCCGGCCTTGCACGAATTTTTATATAACAAACACGACAAAAACTCCTTTCTGTCTAATCCCAAAATATTAGACACGTTTGCAGAATTAGACGATCACGATATTATGGCTTCGGTTAAAGTGTGGGTTGGACACAAAGACAAAACCTTATCTACTCTAGCAAAATACATGGCGGATAGAAAACTTTTTTCAATAACCATGCAAAATCAGCCATTTGATAAAAAAAGTATAGATGCGCTAAAACTACGAGCACAAAAACTATTAAAAATAAAACCGGAGGAAGTAGGCTATTTTGTTTTTTCGGGAGAAGTGGCAAACAATATTTACAACCCGGAGAAAATAAGAATCAATATTTTGTTTAAAGACGGCAAAACAAAAGATATTTTAGAGGCATCAGACCAATTGAATGGTTCGGCATTAGCAAAAACAGTAAAAAAATACTTTTTATGTTTCCCAAAAGAGCTAAGAACCTAA
- a CDS encoding bifunctional response regulator/alkaline phosphatase family protein, whose protein sequence is MEKVSILWADDEIEYLKPHILFLKEKGYDVTTVNSGDDALDQIAAKSFDVVFLDENMPGLSGLETLEKLKKINQGIPVIMITKSEEERIMEDAIGSKISDYLIKPVNPNQILLSLKKILDNKRLVSAKTTTGYQQEFRSIGMQLSDKLSFAEWTEVYKKLIFWELELQKSTDQSMAEILTMQKREANTLFAKYIENNYLTWLSGKSKDTPTLSHTLLKSKLFPEVEKESVFLLVIDNLRFDQWKVIEPIVSQYYRVDKEEVYCSILPTATQYARNAMFAGLMPSEIEKLYPQWWVNDDQEEGKNLHESDFLASNLKRSGKDVKFSYNKITNLAAGKKLAENIPNLLQNRLNVIVYNFVDMLSHARTEMEVIRELADDEKAYRSITLSWFEHSPLHDILKQLADKKIKVIITTDHGTIKVTEPSKVVGDKNVNTNLRYKQGKTLTYEKKEVFEVKNPQEAFLPKLNVSTTYIFAKQDMFFAYPNNFNYYVNYYKNTFQHGGVSLEEMLIPFIVLSAK, encoded by the coding sequence ATGGAAAAAGTATCAATTCTTTGGGCAGATGATGAGATAGAATATTTAAAGCCGCACATTCTTTTTTTAAAGGAGAAAGGATACGATGTGACTACAGTAAACAGTGGAGATGATGCTTTGGATCAAATTGCAGCTAAATCATTTGATGTGGTTTTTTTAGACGAAAATATGCCTGGCTTAAGTGGGCTGGAAACGCTAGAAAAATTAAAAAAAATTAATCAAGGTATTCCGGTAATTATGATTACCAAAAGTGAAGAAGAACGTATTATGGAAGATGCTATTGGTAGTAAGATTAGCGACTATCTTATAAAGCCGGTTAATCCGAATCAAATTTTACTTTCCTTAAAAAAAATACTTGATAATAAACGTTTGGTAAGTGCAAAAACTACCACCGGCTATCAACAAGAGTTTAGGAGCATTGGCATGCAGCTTAGCGATAAGTTGAGTTTTGCAGAATGGACAGAAGTATATAAGAAACTTATTTTTTGGGAATTAGAATTACAAAAATCTACCGACCAAAGTATGGCTGAAATACTTACCATGCAAAAGAGAGAGGCAAATACGTTGTTTGCAAAGTATATAGAGAATAATTATTTGACTTGGTTGAGTGGTAAAAGCAAAGATACACCTACTCTTTCTCATACTTTGCTTAAGAGCAAACTATTTCCGGAGGTTGAGAAAGAATCGGTGTTTTTATTGGTAATTGATAATTTACGTTTTGACCAATGGAAGGTTATAGAACCGATAGTTTCTCAGTATTACCGGGTAGATAAAGAAGAAGTATACTGTAGTATTTTACCTACTGCTACTCAATATGCTCGTAATGCTATGTTTGCAGGGCTTATGCCATCTGAGATAGAGAAGTTGTATCCGCAATGGTGGGTAAATGACGACCAAGAAGAAGGAAAAAATTTGCACGAAAGCGATTTTCTTGCTTCTAATTTAAAGCGCTCCGGCAAGGATGTTAAATTTTCGTACAATAAAATTACTAACCTAGCTGCCGGAAAAAAATTAGCAGAAAATATTCCTAATTTATTGCAGAATAGATTAAATGTAATTGTGTATAATTTTGTAGATATGCTTTCGCATGCTCGAACCGAAATGGAAGTTATTCGCGAGTTGGCAGATGATGAGAAGGCTTATCGTTCTATTACCTTGTCTTGGTTTGAACACTCTCCGTTGCACGATATTTTAAAGCAGTTAGCTGATAAAAAAATAAAAGTAATTATAACCACCGATCACGGTACGATAAAAGTAACAGAACCTTCAAAAGTTGTTGGAGATAAGAATGTTAATACCAATTTGCGTTACAAACAAGGTAAAACATTAACCTACGAAAAAAAGGAAGTGTTTGAAGTTAAAAATCCACAAGAAGCTTTTTTACCAAAACTAAATGTAAGTACTACTTATATTTTTGCAAAGCAAGATATGTTTTTTGCGTATCCTAATAATTTCAACTATTACGTTAATTATTACAAAAATACATTTCAGCACGGAGGGGTTTCGCTAGAGGAAATGTTGATACCTTTTATCGTGCTGAGTGCTAAGTAG
- a CDS encoding DUF4258 domain-containing protein yields the protein MLLSKNERPIFLKRLGFYAFGVVLGIFTVSFLFKGRSGCKLPATLKLEELQSQKIEYSKHATCRMNCRNISKNTVKELLQKGSINYKKSEVQNKPCPKYAVEGTTAQNQHVRIIVADCDSISTIVTAIDLDRETDSCECE from the coding sequence ATGCTTCTTTCAAAAAACGAACGTCCTATATTCCTTAAACGACTTGGCTTTTACGCCTTTGGGGTTGTACTAGGAATTTTTACCGTTAGTTTTTTATTTAAAGGCAGGTCGGGCTGCAAACTGCCTGCAACACTTAAATTAGAAGAATTACAATCTCAAAAAATAGAATACAGCAAACATGCCACTTGCAGAATGAACTGTAGAAACATCTCAAAAAATACAGTAAAAGAACTACTGCAAAAAGGAAGCATCAACTATAAAAAAAGTGAAGTGCAAAATAAGCCCTGCCCCAAATACGCTGTGGAAGGCACAACAGCTCAAAATCAACATGTGCGAATCATAGTAGCCGATTGTGATAGCATTTCTACAATCGTTACAGCTATTGACTTAGATAGAGAAACAGACTCGTGTGAGTGCGAATAA
- a CDS encoding bifunctional 3,4-dihydroxy-2-butanone-4-phosphate synthase/GTP cyclohydrolase II has protein sequence MNEEIKLNTIEEAISDIKAGKVIIIVDDKDRENEGDFVTAARNVTPEVINFMATHGRGLICAPIIESKAVELKLDLMVEDNTSVHETPFTVSIDLRGYGCSTGISASDRAKTIQALINPAIKPEEFGRPGHIFPLKAKRGGVLRRSGHTEATIDIARLAGFEPVGALVEIMNEDGTMARLPDLLKIAQKFDLKIISIEDLIAYRLEKESIIVRDVKIQLPTETGDFELVAYRQTTTDQEHLALIKGTWEKDEPVLVRVHSSCLTGDIFGSCRCDCGPQLKKAMEVIEKAGKGIIVYMNQEGRGIGLLNKLKAYQLQENGRDTVEANVELGFKPDERDYGVGAQILRDLGVNKIKLMTNNPTKRAGLLGYGLEIIENVPLEIKSNQHNKLYLETKKNKMGHTLNLND, from the coding sequence ATGAACGAAGAAATCAAATTAAATACCATAGAAGAAGCTATTAGCGATATCAAAGCCGGGAAGGTTATTATTATTGTTGATGACAAAGATCGTGAAAACGAAGGGGATTTTGTAACCGCAGCTAGAAACGTAACTCCGGAAGTAATTAACTTTATGGCCACACACGGCAGAGGTTTGATTTGTGCCCCCATCATTGAATCGAAAGCAGTAGAGCTAAAGTTGGATTTAATGGTAGAAGATAATACCTCTGTGCACGAAACTCCATTTACAGTGTCGATTGATTTACGTGGCTACGGATGTTCAACAGGAATATCGGCAAGCGACAGAGCCAAAACAATACAAGCGCTTATTAATCCTGCTATTAAACCCGAAGAATTTGGAAGACCCGGACACATTTTTCCTCTTAAAGCTAAAAGAGGCGGTGTACTAAGAAGATCGGGGCACACAGAAGCTACCATAGACATAGCTAGACTTGCAGGGTTTGAGCCAGTAGGTGCTTTGGTGGAAATAATGAATGAAGATGGCACAATGGCTCGCTTGCCTGACCTACTAAAAATTGCACAAAAATTTGATTTGAAAATTATTTCAATTGAAGATTTAATAGCATACCGACTAGAAAAAGAAAGCATCATTGTTAGAGATGTGAAAATTCAATTGCCTACCGAAACCGGAGATTTTGAATTGGTTGCCTATCGCCAAACAACTACCGATCAAGAACATTTAGCGCTTATAAAAGGTACTTGGGAAAAAGATGAACCGGTATTAGTGCGCGTGCACTCTTCTTGTTTAACAGGCGATATTTTTGGCTCCTGCAGATGCGATTGCGGACCTCAACTAAAAAAAGCAATGGAAGTAATTGAAAAGGCGGGAAAGGGAATAATCGTGTATATGAATCAAGAAGGCAGAGGAATTGGATTATTAAATAAGCTTAAAGCGTATCAATTGCAAGAAAATGGAAGAGATACAGTAGAAGCAAATGTAGAGCTTGGCTTTAAACCCGATGAACGAGATTACGGAGTTGGAGCACAAATACTGCGCGATTTAGGTGTAAATAAAATAAAACTCATGACCAACAATCCAACCAAAAGAGCCGGATTATTAGGCTATGGATTAGAAATAATTGAAAACGTTCCGCTAGAAATTAAATCGAACCAACACAATAAATTGTACTTGGAAACGAAAAAAAATAAAATGGGACACACCCTTAATCTAAATGATTAA
- a CDS encoding glycosyltransferase yields MKLAIILSRFPYPLEKGDKLRAYYFIKHLSKEHELFLFALSDTKISSKDFEEIKHYCKEIKIVYLSKLQILINLLLAPIRQLPFQVSYFYSKKNQRIFNTFISKIHPDKILCQLIRTTEYVKEIKGIPKTLDYMDAFSKGIERRIAIEPWYLKALLKWEYKKLIAYEHAVFANFQDKLIISEQDRNAINHPKNEEIRVIRNGVNLDFFKEQKKEKKYDILFAGNMQYPPNVESAEFLVTKILPILKKQLPNIKIVLAGSSPTKRVLALASKNVTVTGWIEDIRDCYAESKILVAPMQISIGLQNKLLEAMAMKIPCVTSFQANNALQAIEKKEILLAETPEQFADAIVLLLTNNQLYASIQENGYTFVKNKYDWEKSVKQVF; encoded by the coding sequence ATGAAACTTGCCATAATACTCTCTCGATTCCCTTATCCGCTTGAAAAAGGCGATAAGCTGAGAGCTTATTATTTTATAAAGCACCTGTCTAAAGAGCACGAATTGTTTTTATTTGCATTGTCTGACACAAAAATTTCAAGTAAAGATTTTGAAGAAATAAAACATTATTGCAAGGAAATAAAAATTGTTTATTTAAGTAAACTTCAAATTCTAATTAACCTGCTGTTAGCACCAATCCGACAATTACCGTTTCAGGTTTCTTATTTCTATTCAAAAAAAAATCAGCGAATATTTAACACGTTTATTTCCAAAATACATCCTGATAAAATTCTATGTCAATTGATTAGAACTACGGAATATGTTAAAGAAATAAAAGGCATCCCAAAAACACTTGATTATATGGATGCGTTCTCAAAAGGTATTGAGCGCAGAATTGCAATTGAACCTTGGTACTTAAAAGCATTGCTAAAGTGGGAATACAAAAAATTAATAGCATACGAACACGCTGTATTTGCAAACTTTCAAGACAAATTAATCATTTCAGAACAAGACAGAAATGCTATTAACCACCCTAAAAACGAAGAAATTAGAGTAATTAGAAACGGTGTTAATCTTGATTTTTTTAAAGAACAAAAAAAAGAAAAAAAGTATGATATTCTATTTGCCGGCAACATGCAATATCCACCAAATGTAGAGAGTGCCGAATTTTTGGTTACTAAAATTTTACCTATTCTAAAAAAACAATTACCAAATATAAAAATTGTACTTGCTGGCTCCTCTCCTACCAAAAGAGTTTTAGCGCTTGCATCAAAAAATGTAACTGTTACCGGCTGGATTGAAGATATACGCGACTGCTATGCAGAATCGAAAATATTGGTTGCACCGATGCAAATTAGCATTGGTTTGCAAAATAAGCTATTAGAAGCCATGGCAATGAAAATACCTTGTGTTACTTCTTTCCAAGCTAACAACGCATTGCAAGCCATAGAAAAAAAAGAAATACTACTTGCTGAAACTCCAGAACAATTTGCAGATGCAATTGTCTTATTACTTACAAATAATCAGTTATACGCGTCTATACAAGAAAATGGCTATACATTTGTAAAAAATAAGTACGATTGGGAGAAAAGCGTAAAGCAAGTGTTTTAG
- a CDS encoding glycosyltransferase family 4 protein — protein sequence MNILQICYRVPIPAKDGGCIAMNAITESILLQKHTVKVIALNTSKHFIAEADIANEYKNKTKFESYFIDTAIKPIKALLNLFSKQSYHIERFYSKEFEKRIEKILENEKFDIVHLESIYTAPYISIIKKHNIKIILRSHNVEHLIWERLTKKISNPLKKAYLTIQTKRLKHFEIEALNKVDGIISISKEDTRYFQQKSITKPIEDLSFGISVKNYNYAAKSSCVKKIGFIGALDWQPNYNGLLWFINTVWHSLVKQNHNLELHVAGRNTPDNLHKLETQNIFIHGEVIDAKEFISEADILVVPLFAGSGIRIKIIESMALGTPVVSTSIGMEGIPCFDENNIIIANNPEEFIKKISELIVNNDKLKTVAKNARLLVEKEFNTEFISQKLIDFYKKFNSGL from the coding sequence GTGAATATTCTTCAAATATGCTATAGAGTTCCTATTCCCGCTAAAGATGGCGGCTGCATTGCCATGAATGCCATTACAGAAAGTATTTTACTGCAAAAGCATACTGTTAAAGTTATTGCACTAAATACTTCTAAGCACTTTATAGCAGAAGCCGACATTGCCAATGAGTATAAAAACAAAACAAAATTCGAATCTTATTTTATTGATACTGCAATAAAGCCTATAAAAGCCTTATTAAATTTATTTAGCAAACAATCCTATCATATTGAACGGTTCTACTCTAAAGAATTTGAGAAACGAATAGAAAAAATACTTGAAAACGAAAAATTTGACATTGTTCATTTAGAAAGCATTTATACTGCGCCCTACATAAGCATTATAAAAAAACACAACATAAAAATAATTTTAAGGTCGCATAATGTAGAGCATTTAATTTGGGAACGATTAACCAAAAAAATTTCAAACCCATTAAAAAAAGCATACTTAACAATTCAAACAAAACGACTTAAACATTTTGAAATTGAAGCGCTAAATAAAGTAGATGGAATAATTTCGATTAGTAAAGAAGATACTCGTTATTTCCAGCAAAAATCAATAACAAAACCAATAGAAGATTTAAGTTTTGGCATTTCAGTTAAAAACTACAATTACGCAGCAAAGTCTTCATGCGTAAAAAAAATTGGATTCATTGGAGCACTGGATTGGCAACCAAACTACAATGGACTTCTATGGTTTATCAATACCGTTTGGCATAGCCTGGTTAAACAAAACCACAACCTAGAATTGCATGTTGCAGGTAGAAACACTCCAGACAACTTACATAAACTCGAAACACAAAATATTTTTATTCACGGAGAAGTTATTGATGCAAAAGAATTTATTTCCGAAGCAGATATATTGGTTGTTCCACTTTTTGCAGGCAGTGGCATACGCATTAAAATAATTGAATCGATGGCGCTTGGCACTCCGGTTGTTTCAACGTCTATTGGAATGGAAGGCATTCCGTGTTTCGATGAAAACAACATTATTATTGCAAACAACCCGGAAGAATTTATTAAAAAAATTAGTGAGTTGATAGTTAACAATGACAAGCTAAAAACAGTCGCGAAAAATGCACGATTGCTAGTAGAAAAAGAATTTAACACAGAGTTTATTAGCCAAAAATTAATTGATTTTTATAAAAAATTTAATAGCGGACTATGA
- a CDS encoding LptF/LptG family permease, with protein MKTLHKFMVRSFLGPFVATFFISVFILVMQFLWKYVDDLVGKGFEFIVIAKLLFYASAKLVALAMPLAILLSSMMTFGNLSEQYELVSMKSAGMSLKQIMKPLIYTTILISISAFYFSNNVLPIVNLKMNALLYDLRESKPAFNLKEKMFYSGIEGYSIRVEKKGKDGKSLEKILIYDHTQNNGNTKVIYADSGKMSFSNDKLYLILTLFRGNSYEEMLTDARSRITRPHMTNTFDTYTIYFDLSGFQLHRTDEDLFKNNFDMLTIAQLEDGIDSMYYKNVKRKSDFHKEILKNYYAKSAQYISHNDSLPINPNSILAKKIGLSPTQKKLAGSEMNIYETALNIARSAKAYNESLINDIEMDEYAIARYKIEWHRKFTLSFACIILFFIGAPLGAIIRKGGFGMPAIVSVIFFIIFHVLSITGEKLAKEAEVPPFQGMWLASCVLLPIGIFLTYKSTTDSALFDIDAYIEPIKKLFKPKNKIA; from the coding sequence ATGAAAACGTTACACAAATTTATGGTTCGCTCTTTTTTAGGTCCATTTGTGGCAACTTTTTTCATTTCCGTTTTTATACTCGTAATGCAATTTTTATGGAAGTATGTAGATGATTTAGTTGGTAAAGGATTTGAATTTATTGTAATTGCAAAGTTGTTATTTTATGCATCGGCTAAATTAGTAGCACTCGCAATGCCTTTGGCTATATTGCTTTCGTCCATGATGACCTTTGGAAATTTATCCGAGCAATACGAATTGGTTTCTATGAAATCGGCAGGCATGTCTCTTAAGCAAATTATGAAACCTCTTATTTATACAACCATACTTATATCTATATCTGCATTCTATTTTTCCAATAATGTTTTGCCAATTGTAAATTTAAAAATGAACGCTCTCCTGTACGATTTAAGAGAGTCTAAGCCGGCATTCAATTTAAAAGAAAAAATGTTTTACAGTGGCATTGAGGGCTACAGCATTCGGGTTGAGAAAAAAGGAAAAGATGGCAAGAGTTTAGAAAAAATATTAATATACGACCACACGCAAAACAACGGCAATACAAAAGTTATTTATGCAGATTCGGGCAAGATGAGCTTTTCTAATGACAAGCTGTATCTTATTTTAACCTTGTTCCGTGGCAATAGTTACGAAGAAATGTTAACGGATGCAAGAAGCAGAATAACTCGCCCTCACATGACCAACACATTTGATACATACACTATCTATTTTGATTTATCAGGCTTTCAATTGCATCGTACGGACGAGGATTTGTTTAAAAATAATTTTGATATGCTAACTATTGCCCAACTAGAAGATGGAATAGATAGTATGTATTATAAAAATGTCAAAAGGAAATCTGATTTTCACAAAGAAATTTTAAAAAATTACTACGCCAAAAGTGCCCAATACATTTCGCACAACGACTCGCTCCCTATCAACCCCAACTCTATATTAGCAAAGAAAATAGGACTTTCGCCTACTCAAAAAAAATTAGCAGGCAGCGAAATGAATATATACGAAACTGCATTAAACATTGCAAGAAGCGCCAAAGCCTACAACGAATCGCTCATCAACGACATTGAAATGGATGAATATGCAATTGCACGTTACAAGATAGAGTGGCATCGAAAATTTACACTATCATTTGCATGTATTATACTTTTCTTTATTGGCGCTCCATTAGGAGCAATTATTCGTAAAGGAGGATTTGGAATGCCCGCTATTGTTTCGGTTATCTTTTTTATCATATTTCACGTACTTTCTATAACAGGCGAAAAACTGGCAAAAGAAGCAGAAGTACCACCATTTCAAGGAATGTGGTTGGCATCTTGTGTATTGCTGCCAATTGGAATTTTCTTAACCTATAAATCAACTACCGACTCTGCTCTTTTTGATATAGACGCTTACATAGAGCCCATTAAAAAATTGTTCAAACCAAAAAACAAGATAGCCTAA
- a CDS encoding lipocalin family protein encodes MKPSKKVASLFLTISLVLVVLFSCKKKETEEPPVVDEPTKANKELLINKNWKMTSLMFGTIDFYSTIAACESDDISIFSADSTFVIDEGLTKCNTADPQTKSTGVWIFIDNDTKLVMTPTTGNPDTGAIVQLDESVFKLRVKVPPYGEAVATFSKQ; translated from the coding sequence ATGAAACCTTCAAAAAAAGTAGCTTCCTTATTTTTAACAATAAGTCTTGTGCTTGTTGTTTTGTTTTCTTGCAAAAAGAAAGAAACGGAAGAGCCTCCTGTAGTTGATGAACCTACTAAAGCCAATAAGGAGCTTCTTATTAATAAGAACTGGAAGATGACTTCACTTATGTTTGGTACAATTGATTTTTATTCTACCATTGCAGCCTGCGAAAGCGATGATATAAGCATTTTTTCGGCTGACAGTACTTTTGTAATTGATGAAGGGCTTACAAAGTGCAATACTGCCGATCCTCAAACAAAAAGCACCGGAGTGTGGATTTTTATTGATAATGATACCAAATTGGTAATGACACCCACTACCGGAAATCCTGATACAGGAGCCATTGTTCAATTAGATGAAAGTGTTTTTAAGTTGAGAGTTAAAGTGCCTCCTTATGGCGAAGCAGTTGCTACATTTTCTAAGCAATAG
- a CDS encoding glycosyltransferase family 2 protein gives MIKNKKIVVVLPAYNAELTLEKTYKEIPFDIVDDVVLVDDASSDKTVEVGKRIGIKHIIRHEKNKGYGGNQKTCYDKALELNADIVIMLHPDYQYTPLLISSMSYIIANDLYPVVFGSRILGNGALKGGMPLYKYIFNRMLTLSQNILIGQKLSEYHTGYRAFSGDAIRAVNYHANSNDFVFDNQMISQLFMKGFNIAEITCPTKYFPEASSINFRRSMQYGLGVLGVSFKHFLNRLGVLKSDIYKDK, from the coding sequence ATGATTAAGAATAAAAAAATAGTAGTTGTTCTTCCGGCTTACAATGCAGAGCTTACATTAGAAAAAACATACAAAGAAATACCCTTTGATATTGTGGATGATGTAGTTTTGGTTGATGATGCAAGTAGCGACAAAACTGTTGAGGTTGGAAAGAGAATAGGAATTAAACACATCATTCGACACGAAAAAAACAAGGGATACGGTGGAAATCAAAAAACCTGTTACGATAAGGCGTTAGAACTCAATGCAGATATTGTAATTATGCTGCATCCCGATTATCAATATACTCCGTTGCTAATAAGCTCTATGTCTTATATTATTGCAAACGATTTATACCCGGTAGTTTTTGGTTCGAGAATTTTGGGCAATGGAGCATTGAAAGGCGGAATGCCTTTATATAAATATATATTTAATCGAATGCTAACATTGAGTCAGAATATATTAATCGGACAGAAATTATCTGAATACCACACCGGCTACAGAGCCTTTTCCGGGGATGCTATTAGAGCGGTAAACTACCATGCCAACTCCAATGATTTCGTGTTTGATAACCAAATGATATCGCAGTTATTTATGAAGGGGTTTAATATTGCCGAAATAACCTGTCCTACAAAATACTTTCCGGAAGCATCTTCTATCAATTTTAGAAGAAGCATGCAATACGGACTAGGTGTATTGGGCGTTTCGTTCAAACACTTTTTAAACAGGTTGGGAGTGCTTAAATCGGATATCTACAAAGACAAATAG